In a genomic window of Tripterygium wilfordii isolate XIE 37 chromosome 8, ASM1340144v1, whole genome shotgun sequence:
- the LOC120004461 gene encoding uncharacterized protein LOC120004461: MRIRKNAKLSTILQFSAAPEWRLQTHVCQLNQSPWDVINFSDETYPAPSLNQLGGNDSFALDTSLRDSAGVVESVESMMDCEDYEAMEMKTNEDNGGEENKLEGTKNKKKKFCKGLNNKTSCVSTKRGAAMAERRTRPGRAKKGSSCNSSNPYEFYYYSGFGPSWGKRRADRINGGGGETKIKSKFSKSRDVEADIIQNTTAPPLSLVDRIEEVDFVEEEDDYEEDDDDEQQRCSSNGGKKRVRKLVKARSLKSLM, encoded by the exons ATGCGAATCCGAAAGAACGCGAAGCTCTCGACAATACTGCAGTTCTCGGCGGCACCGGAGTGGAGGCTACAGACGCACGTGTGCCAGCTGAACCAATCGCCATGGGATGTGATTAACTTCTCCGACGAGACTTATCCAGCTCCCTCTCTCAATCAG TTGGGAGGAAATGATAGCTTCGCTTTGGATACGAGCTTGAGGGATTCTGCTGGTGTTGTGGAGAG CGTGGAGTCGATGATGGATTGTGAAGACTACGAGGCTATGGAAATGAAAACCAACGAGGATAATGGAGGAGAAGAAAACAAGCTGGAAGGGacgaaaaacaagaagaagaaattctGCAAGGGATTGAACAACAAAACCAGCTGTGTTTCCACCAAGAGAGGAGCTGCGATGGCGGAGCGCCGAACCCGACCTGGGCGAGCGAAGAAGGGATCCTCTTGCAACTCATCGAATCCCTATGAATTTTACTATTATTCTGGATTTGGGCCTTCCTGGGGGAAGAGAAGAGCTGATAGAATTAATGGAGGTGGTGGGGAAACCAAAATTAAGAGCAAGTTTTCCAAGTCAAGAGATGTGGAGGCCGACATTATTCAAAACACAACAGCACCGCCATTATCTCTAGTTGATCGCATTGAAGAAGTTGATTTCGTGGAGGAGGAAGATGATTACGAAGAAGATGACGACGATGAGCAGCAGAGATGCAGCAGCAATGGAGGGAAAAAGCGTGTTCGAAAGCTTGTTAAGGCTCGATCTTTGAAATCTCTTATGTGA